One genomic region from Candidatus Defluviilinea gracilis encodes:
- a CDS encoding thioredoxin domain-containing protein, whose protein sequence is MPNHLISETSPYLLQHANNPVNWYPWGEEALKKARAENKPIFLSIGYAACHWCHVMAHESFEDTDTAAFMNAHFVNIKVDREERPDLDAIYMQATVAMTGSGGWPMSVFLTPDLKPFFTGTYFPPVARYNMPSFKDVLAGIARTWNEQQNEATRVGDEVSNHLQQALSVNVQSDLGFTQEHLDAAVKNLLDHYDWGNGGWGSAPKFPQPMAVEFLLRRVARESENWENSPILKTSIHALRTMARGGMYDVVGGGFSRYSVDNFWRVPHFEKMLYDNALLTRAYLHAWQITGDPFFKRVVAETLNFIEREMTHPNGGFYSSLDADSEHEEGKFYVWTLDEIRAVLKTDTDFFEAAYGITARGNWEGKTVLQRALDDASLAARFKLDVEAVPSKLADCHSRLLSARAKRVRPGTDDKILASWNGLMLAAMAEAARAFGESELQTQYAKLATRNAEFLLSQLRPNGKLKHSWRDGKTTDAVFLEDYAALILGLLELYQTDFNDTWFASAKELADEMIELFNDPAGGFFDTSKHGETLLLRPKDTQDNATPSGNALACEALLKLAAFTDEGKYRDLAEKSLGLVVGMAVRYPTAFARWLSAADFALGEVKQVAIVGEAGGEEVYELARVVRSAFRPNVIVAASAYPPSNDAPALLKERPLKNGKPTAYVCEGFVCKNPVTSIAELKELL, encoded by the coding sequence ATGCCAAACCACCTGATCTCGGAAACTTCTCCCTACCTGCTTCAACACGCAAACAATCCCGTGAATTGGTATCCCTGGGGTGAAGAGGCGCTGAAAAAAGCCCGAGCCGAAAACAAACCGATCTTCCTCAGCATCGGATACGCCGCCTGTCACTGGTGTCACGTGATGGCGCATGAATCCTTTGAAGATACGGACACCGCCGCGTTCATGAACGCGCATTTCGTCAACATCAAAGTGGACCGCGAGGAACGCCCCGACCTCGACGCGATCTACATGCAAGCCACGGTCGCCATGACGGGTTCGGGCGGCTGGCCCATGTCGGTGTTTCTCACGCCCGATCTCAAGCCATTTTTTACGGGAACCTATTTCCCGCCCGTCGCGCGCTATAACATGCCATCGTTCAAAGATGTGTTAGCAGGCATTGCGCGCACTTGGAACGAACAACAAAACGAAGCCACGCGCGTTGGCGACGAAGTTTCCAATCACCTTCAGCAAGCGCTCAGCGTCAACGTGCAATCCGATTTGGGATTCACGCAGGAACACCTCGACGCGGCGGTGAAGAATTTGCTCGATCACTACGACTGGGGCAACGGCGGCTGGGGTTCCGCGCCAAAATTTCCGCAACCGATGGCAGTTGAATTCCTGTTGAGACGCGTCGCTCGAGAATCAGAGAATTGGGAGAATTCTCCAATTCTCAAAACCTCTATTCACGCGCTTCGAACCATGGCGCGCGGCGGAATGTACGATGTGGTCGGCGGCGGCTTCTCGCGCTACAGCGTGGACAATTTCTGGCGCGTGCCACACTTTGAAAAAATGCTGTACGACAACGCGCTATTAACTCGCGCGTACTTGCACGCATGGCAGATCACGGGCGATCCGTTCTTCAAGCGCGTCGTTGCCGAAACGCTCAATTTCATTGAACGCGAAATGACTCACCCCAACGGCGGGTTTTATTCGTCGCTCGACGCAGACTCTGAGCATGAAGAGGGGAAATTCTACGTGTGGACACTCGATGAAATCCGCGCTGTGTTAAAAACCGATACAGATTTCTTTGAAGCGGCGTACGGAATTACCGCGCGTGGAAATTGGGAGGGCAAAACAGTCTTGCAACGCGCGTTGGATGACGCCTCCCTCGCCGCCCGCTTCAAACTCGACGTGGAGGCTGTCCCCTCCAAACTAGCCGACTGCCACTCCCGGCTTTTATCTGCCCGCGCAAAACGAGTCCGCCCCGGCACAGACGATAAAATTCTCGCCTCGTGGAATGGACTCATGCTCGCGGCAATGGCAGAAGCGGCGAGGGCTTTCGGTGAGTCAGAACTCCAAACCCAATACGCCAAATTGGCTACACGTAATGCGGAGTTTCTTCTCTCTCAACTACGTCCCAACGGCAAACTCAAGCACAGTTGGCGCGATGGAAAAACAACCGACGCGGTCTTCCTCGAAGATTATGCCGCGTTGATTCTTGGTCTGCTTGAACTGTATCAAACCGACTTCAACGACACATGGTTTGCCTCCGCAAAAGAACTTGCCGACGAAATGATCGAACTGTTCAACGATCCCGCTGGCGGCTTCTTCGACACATCAAAACATGGCGAAACGTTGTTGCTGAGACCGAAAGACACGCAAGACAACGCCACGCCATCGGGCAACGCGCTGGCGTGCGAAGCATTGCTCAAACTTGCCGCATTCACCGACGAAGGGAAATACCGCGACCTCGCGGAGAAATCACTTGGGCTTGTGGTGGGCATGGCTGTCCGCTACCCCACTGCATTCGCGCGCTGGCTGTCGGCGGCAGATTTCGCCCTGGGGGAGGTGAAGCAAGTCGCAATCGTGGGTGAAGCGGGCGGCGAAGAGGTGTATGAGTTGGCGCGCGTCGTCCGATCCGCTTTTAGGCCGAACGTCATCGTCGCCGCATCCGCCTATCCGCCGTCGAACGATGCGCCGGCGCTGTTGAAGGAACGCCCGCTGAAAAATGGAAAGCCAACCGCCTATGTGTGCGAGGGATTCGTTTGCAAAAACCCCGTCACATCAATCGCGGAATTAAAAGAGTTGTTGTAA
- a CDS encoding sortase, producing MSSNPVTLNPGSAGAATNNSVTDATGTTYDPTLDFGFSAPLFSLGNRVWFDTDNSSAINGTEVGVDGVTVELYAADAGGNPTGASLGTAVTANGGYYRFDNLGAGDYVVVIPSSQLNGGVLTGYWSSGTTLNGTGSATETAAPDPDNNIDSDDNGTRQTAGAFNGAVISGAVTLGPGTVEPTIDADADPTNPPGESPDNQSNRTLDFGFYRGQLGNLVFIDANNDGAFSAGETPLAGATVQLFAADGTTEITVGVDGILGTADDGAGGVTTSVAGTYLFSGLPEGDYIVRVTPPVGYTSTVDTANNGDTTDANQNIDNNDNGIGTAAGQASSSVATLNPGNAGAAANNTVTNATGTTYDPTVDFGFVGNSGGFVKSIASTSEAFTAGTDVAIGEIITYEVTINLPVGTPLANVTITDQMDKGLAFVDCLYVEVAGVDQTAGVCPAVTVSSITDPGDPATNPANPGRQVVFTIGNIAAQATPSTLLVRYRAIVLDVIENQDGGVLNNSVTWAWTGGSFTTSAPNVQILEPKLTIDKTASPSSNVLVGSTIQFTLSIEHTLQSSTDAFDVVVTDILPSSLEYVPGSVVYAGLAPTTPAAPAYPGATSNLIFQWDVFPLGATSTITFNARLLSAPAANTASVAWTSLPIDPGVGGLPVQLSVHNVESTERWYDPLDAVNVYGVSATVTIDGRLPNDLPDTGFAPFVKTDMSNVAPEQYTQTGGLIVEIPSLGIKMPIVGVPLKNGEWNVSWLGNQAGWLEGSAFPSWNGNSVLTGHVYGYNGLPGPFFNLSNLKYGDKIIIHAYGAEFIYEVRGSEVVKPNDASVMKHEEKAWLTLLTCKEYDAKTNTYKKRLMIRAVLVSVER from the coding sequence GTGTCGAGCAATCCTGTCACATTGAACCCCGGCAGCGCGGGCGCCGCCACAAACAACAGCGTCACAGACGCCACCGGCACCACCTACGACCCCACCCTCGACTTCGGCTTCTCCGCGCCTCTCTTCAGCCTCGGCAACCGCGTCTGGTTCGACACCGACAACTCCAGCGCGATCAACGGGACGGAAGTCGGCGTCGACGGCGTGACCGTCGAACTCTACGCGGCAGACGCGGGCGGGAATCCAACCGGCGCCTCCCTCGGGACGGCGGTCACCGCCAATGGCGGCTACTACCGCTTCGACAACCTGGGCGCGGGCGACTACGTAGTCGTCATCCCCTCCAGCCAACTCAACGGCGGCGTCTTGACCGGCTACTGGAGCAGCGGCACCACCCTCAACGGAACCGGAAGCGCGACCGAAACCGCCGCCCCCGATCCCGACAACAACATCGACAGCGACGACAACGGCACCCGCCAAACTGCCGGCGCCTTCAATGGCGCGGTCATCAGCGGCGCGGTCACCCTCGGACCGGGTACCGTCGAACCCACCATCGACGCGGACGCCGATCCCACCAACCCGCCCGGCGAATCTCCGGACAACCAAAGCAACCGCACCCTCGACTTCGGCTTCTACCGCGGTCAACTGGGCAACCTCGTCTTCATCGACGCCAACAACGACGGCGCATTCAGCGCCGGGGAAACGCCCCTGGCTGGCGCAACCGTCCAACTCTTCGCCGCCGATGGCACAACCGAAATCACCGTCGGAGTCGATGGCATCCTCGGCACCGCCGACGATGGCGCGGGCGGCGTCACCACCAGCGTCGCTGGAACCTACCTCTTCTCCGGGCTCCCCGAAGGCGATTACATCGTCCGCGTCACCCCGCCCGTCGGTTATACCAGCACCGTCGACACCGCCAACAATGGCGATACCACCGATGCAAATCAAAATATTGATAACAACGACAACGGCATCGGCACCGCCGCTGGGCAAGCCTCCAGTTCGGTTGCTACTTTGAATCCGGGCAATGCTGGCGCCGCCGCCAACAACACCGTCACCAATGCCACCGGCACCACCTACGACCCCACTGTGGACTTCGGCTTCGTTGGCAACAGCGGAGGTTTTGTCAAATCCATTGCTTCCACAAGCGAAGCCTTTACAGCCGGAACGGATGTTGCCATTGGCGAGATCATCACCTACGAAGTGACGATCAACCTGCCTGTTGGAACGCCGCTAGCAAACGTGACCATCACCGACCAGATGGACAAAGGTCTTGCCTTCGTAGACTGTCTGTATGTGGAAGTGGCTGGTGTTGACCAGACCGCAGGCGTCTGCCCGGCTGTCACTGTGTCTTCGATCACCGACCCGGGCGACCCGGCAACCAACCCCGCCAACCCAGGCAGGCAAGTGGTGTTCACAATTGGGAATATTGCCGCCCAGGCTACCCCCTCAACCCTACTGGTGCGCTATCGCGCCATTGTTCTCGACGTGATCGAGAATCAGGATGGCGGCGTCTTGAATAACAGCGTCACATGGGCGTGGACTGGCGGATCCTTCACCACCAGCGCCCCGAACGTGCAGATTTTAGAACCCAAACTGACCATCGATAAAACCGCTTCGCCATCCAGCAATGTGCTTGTGGGATCGACGATTCAGTTCACGTTGTCGATCGAACACACTCTTCAGAGTTCAACCGACGCCTTCGATGTAGTGGTGACAGACATCCTGCCGTCCTCGCTCGAATATGTGCCGGGATCGGTTGTCTACGCCGGGCTTGCGCCCACCACCCCAGCGGCGCCTGCCTATCCGGGGGCAACGTCTAACCTGATATTCCAATGGGATGTATTCCCGCTGGGCGCAACATCCACCATTACTTTTAATGCCCGCTTGCTGAGCGCGCCAGCCGCCAACACCGCATCCGTTGCGTGGACTTCCCTGCCGATCGACCCGGGCGTGGGCGGTTTGCCGGTCCAACTGAGCGTTCACAACGTCGAATCGACAGAACGTTGGTACGACCCGCTGGATGCCGTGAACGTGTATGGCGTGTCGGCTACGGTGACCATCGACGGCAGACTCCCCAACGACCTGCCCGACACCGGCTTTGCCCCATTCGTGAAGACGGACATGTCCAACGTTGCGCCCGAACAATATACCCAGACCGGCGGGCTGATCGTGGAGATCCCTTCACTGGGAATCAAGATGCCGATCGTAGGCGTGCCGCTCAAGAACGGAGAGTGGAATGTCTCGTGGTTGGGGAATCAGGCCGGGTGGCTGGAAGGAAGCGCGTTCCCATCCTGGAACGGCAACAGTGTGCTGACGGGACACGTCTACGGATATAACGGTTTGCCGGGTCCGTTCTTCAATTTGAGCAACCTCAAATACGGCGACAAGATCATCATCCATGCGTACGGCGCGGAATTCATCTACGAAGTGCGCGGAAGTGAAGTCGTCAAACCGAATGACGCCTCCGTTATGAAGCATGAAGAAAAGGCGTGGCTCACATTGCTCACATGCAAAGAGTACGACGCCAAGACCAACACGTATAAAAAGCGCTTGATGATACGGGCAGTACTGGTAAGCGTTGAAAGGTAA
- a CDS encoding MgtC/SapB family protein, with protein MDPILTDNLVKLGMAVLVGGLIGAEREYQDKAAGFRTIILITVGSTLFTILSLTLDPGNTQTRIAANIVTGIGFLGAGAIIREHGKIGGLTTAATIWLSAALGMGIGAGELVFMLVSTGVVLIVLFFFPLVERRIDRIREARTYKVVIGLGNAKGIEKIQQALEECSLKAIESHQQKTESAITSTWQVIGSPKNQKKFVEMLMKDKSVKEFDY; from the coding sequence ATGGACCCAATACTCACTGACAATCTTGTCAAACTTGGCATGGCAGTTTTGGTCGGGGGGCTGATCGGCGCGGAACGCGAATACCAAGACAAAGCCGCCGGCTTCCGAACCATCATTCTGATCACCGTTGGCTCGACGTTATTCACCATCCTTTCGCTCACCCTCGACCCCGGCAACACGCAAACGCGCATCGCCGCGAACATCGTGACGGGCATCGGCTTCCTCGGCGCGGGCGCGATCATCCGCGAACACGGCAAAATCGGCGGCTTGACCACCGCGGCGACGATCTGGCTCTCTGCGGCGCTGGGCATGGGCATCGGCGCGGGCGAGTTGGTGTTTATGCTGGTCTCTACAGGCGTTGTGCTGATCGTATTATTTTTCTTCCCTCTTGTCGAGCGGCGCATCGACCGCATCCGCGAAGCGCGCACGTACAAAGTGGTTATTGGATTGGGAAACGCAAAAGGGATCGAGAAGATTCAACAGGCGCTTGAAGAGTGCTCGCTCAAAGCCATCGAATCACACCAACAGAAAACGGAAAGCGCAATCACTAGCACATGGCAGGTGATCGGCTCGCCAAAAAACCAAAAGAAGTTTGTGGAGATGTTGATGAAAGATAAGTCTGTCAAAGAGTTTGATTACTAA
- the tatA gene encoding twin-arginine translocase TatA/TatE family subunit, with protein sequence MLGLPRGAEWIIILVIVILLFGPGRIGKIAGELGRGIKSFREGLSEGKQDAEDADSNNSAETK encoded by the coding sequence ATGCTTGGATTACCACGCGGCGCTGAATGGATCATCATCCTGGTGATCGTCATCCTGCTCTTCGGTCCCGGGCGCATCGGCAAAATTGCCGGCGAACTCGGCAGGGGCATCAAGTCTTTTCGCGAGGGGTTGAGCGAAGGCAAACAGGATGCGGAAGACGCAGATTCAAATAACAGCGCGGAAACAAAATAA
- a CDS encoding DUF11 domain-containing protein encodes MTTFKFTLILRRCLIALLLAATFLRPQNVYAASLPAEINKQFTPLQIDAGGVSVMRVTIFNPNIFPLTNASWTDNLIGVQPGLFIANPANVVNTCGAIGDVTAVPGTTTLSLANGTVPPQVGATPGQCYVEVNVSSVTPGNLINTIPSGNLNSQGNDGGTIVNITNTTPASATITVIAVSPPSLSKGFAPNTIFVGQNSVLTIRLNNNDADTNLTGATYTDTLPAGLIVATPNGLTLSNCGPGTASAPSGGTTITLNNATVTPAQDCLVAVNVTGASGQYTNTIPAGPGGPGSLQTNQGVTNNTPASANLNVQPVGITKAFSPATIDAGDTSTLTITLQNPTGAPYTGVAITDNLTTMGAGITIAGAPSANTCGFTINHVVGATLINVSGGTIPASATPPTPVGTCVISIPVQAALTISGTRTNTIPPNTLTADQPITNLLPATASLTINAALVGAKAYSPATIVVGGTSTVTITLTNRSSTPLTGVTFTDGLPAGLTVSVAPASPQCGGAVTNTVNSVTLTGGTIPANGSCTIVFTITSNTAGSYDNAIAANSIANNQGVGNAGFSTNPDLVVVNSANLPVGILKAFQTNPISPGQTSRLRITIAAPADISISGINLTDNLPPGLVVANPPVPTENCPGGTLTAVNGTNTITFTNTGADVLAAGLSCFFDVWVTSTAPGTYTNTIPANAITTIEGRSNLTPTSATIRVTSLNVTKAFYPTTVQSGGSSTMTITLENTTNSPLINVTLTDNLPGTPTDGIRVAAVPNASTTCTGGAITANPGSNQVLMTGGTVPAQVGGVPGLCTITVDVVGLDSSPGSPSTQTNTIPVANVSGTVQSTGTVIQPRLAASAFLAIQNLTMGIVKGFNPVLVYGGAYSTMSVQLINPNTTATLTGIAFTDDMTLLGAGMQLANPVTFNTGTCGGVLTGNPGDSSFSFSGGVLPPSSSCTLTLRVVMNVNGNLTNRIPAGSVTTFNGVSNADPTQASLTNLPGVSVTKSFNPAQVLTSQPSTLTITIRNTSNVPVVNMGLADNLPGTLPDGLEVANPANATNNCGGTLTAVPGAQTIQLSGGGLAALGSPGDSCIITVDVISTRPGTYVNTIPAGALTANGGITNNDPATDTLTVLPRFSLGNRVWFDTDNSSAINGTEVGVDGVTVELYAADAGGNPTGASLGTAVTANGGYYRFDNLGAGDYVVVIPSSQLNGGVLTGYWSSGTTLNGTGSATETAAPDPDNNIDSDDNGTRQTAGAFNGAVISGAVTLGPGTVEPTTDADADPTNPPGESPDNQSNRTLDFGFYRGQLGNLVFIDANNDGAFSAGETPWLAQPSNSSPPMAQPKSPSESMASSAPPTMARAASPPASLEPTSSPGSPKAITSSASPRPSVIPAPSTPPTMAIPPIPI; translated from the coding sequence ATGACCACGTTCAAATTTACTTTGATCCTGCGCCGATGCCTGATCGCCTTGTTACTGGCGGCGACCTTCCTGCGTCCCCAGAATGTTTACGCGGCTTCATTGCCTGCAGAGATCAACAAACAGTTTACGCCGCTTCAAATCGACGCGGGCGGCGTGTCTGTCATGCGGGTGACCATCTTCAACCCGAACATCTTCCCATTGACAAACGCCAGCTGGACAGACAACCTCATCGGGGTACAACCAGGCTTATTTATCGCCAACCCAGCCAACGTGGTGAATACCTGCGGCGCGATCGGCGATGTGACTGCCGTTCCGGGCACAACGACTCTCTCCCTCGCCAACGGAACTGTTCCGCCTCAGGTGGGGGCTACGCCGGGTCAGTGCTATGTGGAGGTCAACGTTTCCTCTGTGACGCCCGGCAACTTGATTAACACCATCCCCTCTGGGAACCTAAATTCACAAGGGAATGACGGCGGCACGATCGTGAACATCACCAACACCACACCCGCCAGCGCTACGATCACAGTCATTGCCGTATCGCCTCCCTCTCTCAGCAAGGGTTTTGCGCCTAATACTATTTTTGTCGGACAGAACAGCGTATTAACGATTCGCCTCAACAACAACGACGCGGACACGAATCTGACCGGCGCGACCTACACCGACACCCTGCCCGCCGGCTTGATCGTTGCCACACCCAACGGATTAACCCTTTCCAACTGCGGACCCGGCACAGCATCCGCGCCGTCGGGAGGAACGACGATCACCCTTAACAATGCCACAGTCACGCCCGCCCAGGATTGTCTTGTGGCAGTCAACGTTACCGGCGCGTCCGGGCAATATACCAACACAATCCCCGCCGGACCCGGCGGACCCGGCTCTCTTCAGACCAACCAGGGCGTTACTAACAATACTCCCGCCTCGGCAAACTTAAACGTTCAGCCGGTGGGGATTACGAAAGCTTTTTCACCGGCGACAATCGACGCCGGCGATACCAGCACCCTCACGATTACCCTGCAAAACCCAACCGGCGCGCCTTACACCGGCGTGGCAATCACCGATAACCTGACGACCATGGGGGCAGGCATCACAATTGCTGGCGCTCCAAGCGCAAACACCTGCGGCTTTACTATTAATCATGTAGTCGGCGCCACATTGATCAACGTCTCAGGCGGAACCATCCCCGCCAGCGCAACGCCACCCACGCCCGTTGGAACCTGTGTCATCTCCATCCCTGTGCAAGCCGCATTGACGATATCCGGTACCCGTACCAACACAATCCCCCCTAATACATTAACTGCCGACCAGCCTATCACGAACCTCCTGCCCGCCACCGCCTCCTTGACGATCAATGCCGCCTTGGTTGGCGCGAAAGCCTACTCGCCCGCGACGATCGTTGTCGGCGGCACGAGCACAGTAACCATCACTTTAACCAACCGAAGCAGTACTCCGCTAACAGGCGTCACCTTTACCGACGGGCTACCCGCAGGGCTTACAGTCTCAGTCGCGCCCGCAAGCCCGCAGTGCGGCGGAGCGGTGACCAATACAGTCAATTCGGTCACTCTGACCGGCGGCACCATACCTGCCAACGGAAGTTGTACCATTGTCTTCACGATCACAAGCAACACGGCCGGTTCATATGATAACGCGATTGCCGCCAACTCGATAGCAAATAACCAAGGGGTAGGCAATGCCGGGTTCAGCACGAATCCAGACCTGGTCGTTGTTAATTCCGCCAATCTCCCGGTAGGGATTCTCAAGGCATTCCAAACCAACCCCATCTCGCCCGGACAGACAAGCCGTCTGCGTATTACCATCGCGGCGCCAGCCGATATTTCCATATCGGGCATCAACCTCACCGACAATCTGCCGCCGGGTTTGGTTGTCGCCAATCCCCCTGTGCCGACCGAAAACTGCCCGGGTGGAACACTGACCGCTGTCAATGGAACCAATACCATCACCTTTACGAATACAGGGGCTGATGTGCTTGCCGCGGGACTCAGTTGTTTTTTTGATGTTTGGGTTACCTCCACAGCGCCGGGGACTTACACGAACACGATTCCCGCAAACGCAATCACCACAATCGAAGGGCGTTCCAACCTTACTCCTACATCTGCAACCATCCGCGTTACGAGCCTAAACGTTACCAAGGCCTTCTACCCGACAACTGTGCAGTCCGGCGGATCGTCCACAATGACGATCACCTTGGAAAACACAACCAATTCGCCTCTGATTAACGTCACGTTGACCGACAACTTGCCCGGCACCCCCACCGACGGTATCCGCGTTGCCGCAGTGCCTAACGCCAGCACAACGTGCACCGGCGGAGCGATCACGGCGAATCCCGGCTCCAATCAGGTTCTTATGACCGGTGGCACAGTTCCCGCCCAAGTGGGAGGCGTGCCGGGCTTATGCACCATTACAGTGGATGTGGTTGGGTTAGATAGCAGTCCTGGCTCGCCAAGCACACAGACCAACACCATTCCCGTTGCGAATGTTTCCGGCACTGTTCAAAGCACCGGAACTGTGATCCAGCCGAGGCTAGCCGCATCGGCATTCCTTGCCATCCAAAACCTGACCATGGGCATCGTCAAAGGATTTAACCCCGTGTTGGTGTACGGCGGCGCCTACTCCACCATGAGCGTTCAGTTGATTAATCCCAACACCACCGCAACCTTGACGGGCATCGCCTTCACCGATGACATGACCCTGCTTGGCGCCGGTATGCAACTCGCCAACCCGGTCACGTTCAACACCGGAACTTGTGGCGGCGTTCTGACCGGCAACCCCGGCGACTCATCCTTCTCCTTCAGCGGAGGAGTTTTGCCGCCGAGTTCATCCTGCACGCTCACTCTGCGCGTTGTAATGAACGTCAACGGGAATCTCACGAATCGAATTCCCGCCGGGTCCGTCACCACCTTCAACGGAGTTAGCAACGCCGACCCCACACAAGCATCCCTCACCAACTTGCCGGGCGTAAGCGTTACCAAGAGCTTTAATCCGGCGCAAGTGTTGACCAGCCAGCCGTCCACCCTGACGATTACCATCCGCAACACAAGCAACGTACCGGTCGTAAACATGGGACTGGCAGACAACTTGCCCGGCACCCTGCCCGATGGCTTGGAAGTTGCCAACCCCGCCAACGCAACCAACAATTGCGGAGGAACGCTTACCGCTGTTCCCGGCGCGCAAACCATTCAATTAAGCGGCGGCGGCTTGGCGGCGCTTGGCTCTCCCGGTGATAGTTGCATAATCACCGTTGACGTGATCAGCACTCGCCCCGGCACCTACGTGAACACCATCCCCGCCGGCGCGCTGACTGCCAATGGAGGCATCACCAACAACGACCCCGCCACCGACACGTTAACAGTGCTTCCCCGCTTCAGCCTCGGCAACCGCGTCTGGTTCGACACCGACAACTCCAGCGCGATCAACGGGACGGAAGTCGGCGTCGACGGCGTGACCGTCGAACTCTACGCGGCAGACGCGGGCGGGAATCCGACCGGCGCCTCCCTCGGGACGGCGGTCACCGCCAATGGCGGCTACTACCGCTTCGACAACCTGGGCGCGGGCGACTACGTGGTCGTCATCCCCTCCAGCCAACTCAACGGCGGCGTCTTGACCGGCTACTGGAGCAGCGGCACCACCCTCAACGGAACCGGAAGCGCGACCGAAACCGCCGCCCCCGATCCCGACAACAACATCGACAGCGACGACAACGGCACACGCCAAACTGCCGGCGCCTTCAATGGCGCGGTCATCAGCGGCGCGGTCACCCTCGGACCGGGTACCGTCGAACCCACCACCGACGCGGACGCCGATCCCACCAATCCGCCCGGCGAATCTCCGGACAACCAAAGCAACCGCACCCTCGACTTCGGCTTCTACCGCGGTCAACTGGGCAACCTCGTCTTCATCGACGCCAACAACGACGGCGCGTTCAGCGCCGGGGAAACGCCCTGGCTGGCGCAACCGTCCAACTCTTCGCCGCCGATGGCACAACCGAAATCACCGTCGGAGTCGATGGCATCCTCGGCACCGCCGACGATGGCGCGGGCGGCGTCACCACCAGCGTCGCTGGAACCTACCTCTTCTCCGGGCTCCCCGAAGGCGATTACATCGTCCGCGTCACCCCGCCCGTCGGTTATACCAGCACCGTCGACACCGCCAACAATGGCGATACCACCGATCCCGATCTGA
- a CDS encoding ketoacyl-ACP synthase III, with amino-acid sequence MPYAHITGWGMAAPEGVMTNDDLAKIVDTNDQWIRERTGIRERRIAGATDFTSTLAVEASIKALKVANVRPTDIDLIICSTSTPEYMFPATACLIQDQLGATKAGAFDLLAACTGFIYALNMGAQAIRSGSIKTALIIGSETLSRFVNWKDRNTCILFGDGAGAFVLQASERPGGVLSAVMHSDGSGGDLLTLPAGGSRFPATESTVHEGLHCIRMDGKEVFRFATRVMASATLEALDAAGLKVEDIKWIVPHQANIRIIEAAARGLKLPMERFVVNLDRYGNTSTASIPIAMVEAIEKGQIKEGEKLVMVGFGAGLTWGALAAEWTGPLPSKGHVRPEQYRRLGRVRSLVRRAIRFIEGLLYRREL; translated from the coding sequence ATGCCCTACGCACACATAACAGGATGGGGAATGGCGGCGCCCGAAGGGGTGATGACCAACGACGATCTTGCCAAAATCGTCGACACGAACGATCAATGGATTCGCGAACGAACCGGGATTCGCGAACGGCGCATTGCTGGCGCAACGGACTTCACCTCCACGTTGGCGGTGGAGGCTTCGATCAAGGCGCTCAAGGTGGCGAATGTGCGCCCGACAGATATTGACCTGATCATTTGCTCCACATCCACGCCCGAGTATATGTTCCCCGCAACCGCGTGTTTGATTCAAGACCAACTCGGCGCGACCAAAGCGGGAGCCTTTGATCTGCTTGCCGCATGCACGGGATTCATCTATGCTTTGAATATGGGCGCGCAGGCGATCCGCAGCGGATCGATCAAAACCGCGCTGATCATTGGCTCTGAAACTCTTTCCCGATTTGTGAACTGGAAAGATCGGAACACATGTATTCTGTTTGGAGACGGCGCGGGCGCGTTCGTTTTACAGGCTAGCGAACGACCCGGCGGCGTGCTTTCTGCTGTGATGCATTCAGACGGCTCCGGCGGCGACCTGCTCACTTTACCCGCTGGGGGGAGCCGCTTCCCGGCGACCGAGTCTACTGTCCATGAGGGTTTGCATTGCATCAGAATGGACGGCAAAGAAGTCTTCCGCTTTGCCACGCGCGTCATGGCATCCGCCACGCTGGAGGCGCTCGATGCGGCGGGACTGAAAGTGGAAGATATTAAATGGATCGTGCCGCATCAGGCGAATATCCGTATTATCGAAGCGGCGGCGCGCGGACTCAAACTCCCGATGGAGAGGTTTGTCGTCAATCTCGACCGGTACGGAAATACCTCCACTGCCTCCATCCCAATCGCGATGGTGGAAGCGATCGAAAAAGGGCAGATCAAGGAGGGAGAAAAACTCGTGATGGTGGGGTTTGGCGCGGGTCTCACATGGGGCGCGCTAGCCGCCGAATGGACGGGACCGCTTCCCAGTAAAGGACACGTTCGTCCCGAGCAATATCGCAGGTTGGGTCGCGTGCGTTCGCTGGTGCGACGCGCCATCCGCTTCATTGAGGGCTTACTGTATCGCCGCGAACTATAA